The sequence GATATATACGACAAAAAGGACAACCAAGGAGTTATCTTAGTTGGAACCAAGGTTGAGGAAGTTAAGAAGGTTTTTGAGGGGGAGTTTATTGACGTATTTTTTAGGAAAATGCCTTACCAGCTCTATGGGATTTACAAGGGAATTGTCGTTAAAAGAGATGAGCAGTACATCTATGTGGACATTGGGAGTGCAATTGGAACAGTGCTGATCGAGGAACTGCCAGATGTTGCTGAGGGAGATGAAGTTCTTGTTCAAGTTAAAAAACACAATGTACTGCCCCATTTAAGCACGTTGCTGACAATTCCTGGAGATTACGCTGTGCTGATACCTAAACCAATCGGTGCCCAAAGGCACGTAAAAATTTCAAGGAAAATTAGAGATCCAGAGGAGAGGGAGAGACTTAGAATCCTAGGACTGAGTGTCGATTTAGGTGAATGGGGAATACTCTGGAGAACTGCCGCAGCATATAAGGACTGGAATACTCTAAGGGACGAGCTTGTTAATCTATCAAAGCTTGCAGACAAGCTCAAAGAGGCAGATAAATACTCTGCACCAGCAAAGATAATTGAGGGAAGAGACATTTATGAAGTTGAATTCGGAGGAGGAACAAGGAAAAAGCTCGACAGCATTAGGAATGAAGTCCTGCCAACAATTGAAGGGCATCATCAGTTCAAATCTTATGACCCAGAGTTTAGCTTTGCAGTAGAGATAGCCGAAGGGATTTTAGCAAAGATTCCCTCTCAAAGAATGAAGGTGAGGGAAGGATTCATTGAGGCCTTGGTGGACAACAAAGGGCCAAGGGTTGGGTGGCTGTTTGCTCTGGAACATATCAAACCTGATGGCCAAAAAGTTAGAATCGGGCCTGGAGAGATTCTTGAAGTATCAGTTAATCCTCTCAGAATAAAAATCAAACGAAATCTCAAGCCTGGAAAAGTATATGATGGCTTAGAGATACCAATTGAGTATGGAGACTATGCAATAACTGAAATTGAAGAGGGCAAGTGGTGGTACAAGCACAGCTACTACGACAAGGACGGCAACTTAAAGGGTGAATACTACAACATAAACACGCCAATTGAAATTTATCCAGATAAGGCAAGGTACATAGACCTTGAGGTCGATATCGTTAAGTGGCCAGATGGAAAGAAGGAGATAATTGATAAAGAAGATCTTAAGAGACACTATGAAGACGGCATAATAAGTGAGAAGCTCTATAAGGCAACTCTCAGAATTACACAGGAAGTTTTTGAGAAGATTTAGCATCCTTCACCTTTCTCTTTTTCTCAATAATCAAATGTCCTCAATCCCTTTGTCAGTAATTTTGAAGTAAACTATCCCCCCTTCCGGCCTGAAGCGGTGTCTCTCCAGTACTGCTATCCTGAGTCCTGGCCTACTAAGCCTTTCCAATCTCAGAATATCTTTGCACTTGTAACCCAAAGTATGCTCGGCAATAGGCTTTAGAGAATTCGAATTTGAATCAAAGTAAACCTGATTGACAACTATCACAGCCAAATTATACTTCCTCGCAAGCCAGAGAAGGACTTGAAGCTGCTTTCCCAGCTCAACATTCAAGCTCTGTTTGTTCTTCTCTACCCTATAGTGAGAAGTTATAGAGTCAACCACGATGAGAGAAAATCTCTCATTGACTACCGTTTTGAGTTTGGATATAACTCGCTTCTGCTCTTTAAAATCATGAGGTTCAAATATTATGAACCTCTGAAGGACTTCATCGGCATTTAACCCTCTCTTCTCCGCCATTATTTTGAGTCTCTCTGGGGAAAATCCACCTTCAGTATCAATGTAAGCAACTTTGCCATTATTAAGAAGACCCACCTGCATCGCAAAGGTAGTTTTTCCAGTGGCAAATGCTCCATATACCTGAGTTAAAACACCCCTTCCTACTCCCCCACCTAGAAGCTCATCCAAGCTTTTGCTGCCAGTTGTTAGCTCATCCATGAAATCACCAAGTCCGAGTTAAGGAACAGGGTTTTAAACTTAATCTAGTTGAACATAAAATGCTTCCCCAACTTTGAGAGGCTTCATCAATGTCCAAACTCTTCTCCTTCTAAGCTCTGTCTGAAGCTTTTCAACACTCCCTTGCCCATAAACTCCATAGTGCATTGGTATAACAATCCTCGGTCTGACAGCTTCGATTATATCAGCTGCTTCCCTCTCATTTGCTGTGGAGCGACCGCTTATTGGAACTAGCAGAATATCTACCATCCCTCTCAATTGTTTAAACGATGGTGTATAATATGTGTCACCAGTATGCCAGACACTCATCTCGCCAAGTATTATGTAGCTAAGAGGGTACTGGCTTGATGGATGCTCAGCATAGACTGCTTTGATTTTAACACCATTTTTAAGCTCGATCTCTTGACCTTCTTCAATAGTTTGGACGTCCGTTAATCCATCGCTGATTGCCATTAGATACACTGTTTTGGGCCCAATTACCTTTGCTTTTCTAAGTCTCGCCAGAAGGGGTGTTTTGCCATAATGGTCACTGTGTTCATGGGTAACTAGGATGTAGTCTATCTCACCAATTTTGTCATCATCAACATCTGGGTAAGGGTCAATTAAAATTCTCACTCCATTAGTTTCAATGAGAAAACATGCGTGCCCATACCACACAATCTTCATTGGCTCTGCCTCCAAAATAAGAGTTTGGTGTCCTTAAACTTAAATCTTTCCATTCGCTGTTTGTTTCATTAAATAACCTCAGAACGCTTTATAGTAAATAGTTGAATTTATAAATGACATCCAAACTACAAAGTAATGAGGAAAATGAAGGGGCTAATAGTGAGAGAACCCTTTGCTTCATGGATAGTTGAAGGTAAGAAAGTCTGGGAAATCAGGAAAAGCAATACAAAAATCAGAGGAGAGATTTTCATAATAACCAAAAAGAAAGCAATAGGGAAAGTTGAAATTGTTGATGTTCTTGGACCTTTTACGCCAGAAGAACTTGCAAATCATAAAGATAAACATTTAGCAGACTACGAATTTTTAAAGAAATATGCAAAGGGAAAGAAACTTTACGCATGGGTATTATCAAACCCTCAAAAATTTGAAGAGCCCAAGGAGGTCATTATGGCAAATGGTGCCCAAATATGGGTCAACATAAGGGGGTTTAAGAAATGAGAAAATTTCTCTTTCTCCCACTAAGCTTGCCATTCCTTATACTTTTTCTGCTGTTAATACCCATCTTATTTTTGCTCTTTGCGGGAACTATAACACTGGCATTTCAAAAGCTTGGTCTTCCTCTGCCTGTTGCGTATACTCTCTTTTGGGCTTCCTTAATTGGAAGCTTCATAAATATCCCCATAGCAGAAACAAGGACATATGCACCAATACTAAAGGTAAAGGAAGTCAGTTTTTTTGGAATTAGATACCCTGTTCCGTACATCGATTGGGGAGAACAAAAGATGATAATTGCTATAAACGTTGGTGGAGCACTAGTTCCTTTAAGCATAGTTACCTATGAGTTCGTTAGGTTTGCACTTATTGGAGATACAGAATTAATTGCTAGGATACTCATAGCAATATTGATATCTGCAATACTTAGCCACATCTTTTCAAAGCCAGTTAAAGGACTAGGAATTGCAATTCCAACATTTATTCCTCCTCTCATAGCTGCCTCATTGGCTCTCTTAATTGGGGGTCCTAACAAACCAGCAGTGGCCTATGCAAGCGGAACCATGGGTGTTTTAATTGGTGCGGATTTACTTAATTGGAATAAAATTAAGGAACTTGGAGCTCCAATGGTAAGTATCGGTGGTGCTGGTACATTTGATGGCATCTTCCTAGCTGGTATAATTGCCGTATTGTTAGTTTAAGGAGGTGATACCATGAGGATTGTTCTTGGAAGTGGAGCTCAGCACTTAAAAAATGAGATTGAAGAAAAAAGTCAAAATTACAAGAAAGATCTCCTTGAGGTAGAGATTAAAAAGTTTCCAGATGGTGAAAAATACGTCAGAGTGCTTGGAGAAGGAGAGGGAGCTATTGTCGTACAATCAACCTATTCCCCCCAAGACGAACATTTAATTGAGCTTCTTTTATTGGGAGATGCACTTAGAGAAAAAGGATTCAAAAAGCTAATTGCAGTTGTCCCATATCTTGCATACTCAAGACAAGACAGAGTTACAAAAGATGGGGAACCAATAAGCATTAGAGCTGTTATGAGAGCGATAGGCATTTACTATGATGAACTTTATGTTTTTGACCTGCACAATCCCAAGACACTAGAATTTTTCCCCAAAAAAGCAGTTAATCTTAGTCCAGCAAGGGCCATTGCTAGTTATTTCAAAGACAAACTTGGGGAGGGCATAGTTCTAGCGCCAGACAAGGGAGCTTTAGAGAGAGCAAGAGCTGTTGCCGAAATTTTAGGAGTAGAGTTTAGCCACTTTGAGAAAAAGAGAATTTCCCCAACTGAAGTTCAGATGACTCCAGTCAATATTGACGTTGAAGGAAAGAATGTGCTAATAGTTGATGACATTATAAGCACAGGCGGAACTATGATAAGGGCAGCAAACATATTGAGAAAAATGGGGGCAAAAAGGATATACGTTGCAGCTACTCATGGAGTCTTTGCTGAGGGTGCTATTGAAAGAGTTAGCAAAGCTGTCGATGAGCTAGCGGTAACAAATACTATTCCAACCCCAGTTTCAAAGATAAGTATCGTTGAGGACATATTGATGCTTTAATTTTTAACATTTTTTTGCTTATTTTTTGTTTTATAATGCAATTATTTAACATAAATTTGGAAATTCCTCGACTATATAAGTGTTTTGCAAAAATTTTTTATTGGTGGTGTTGCAAAGTATTGGGTGGAGCCCCCGAATAAGGGGGCGCAAGCCCAGGCACAAGACGGCGGCGTCGGGGGGACTGGGTGCAAAGCACCCAACATGAACCCCGCCCTCCAGCCATGGGCACAACCAATGCACTCCCGAGGAAAACCCCGAAATGGGGGACCCCTCGGGGGTAAGGCAGGCCCAACACCCCGACCAAACCCCGGACGGGAATTGGTACTCCCCTTTGAGGGGAGTCCCACCGGCCGTACTCCCATTTCAATTCCGGTTGATCCTGCCGGAGGCCACTGCTATGGGGGTCCGACTAAGCCATGCGAGTCATGGGGGTGTCCCTTCTGGGACACCACCGGCGGACGGCTCAGTAACACGTCGGTAACCTACCCTCGGGAGGGGGATAACCCCGGGAAACTGGGGCTAATCCCCCATAGGTGTGGGGTACTGGAAGGTCCCCACACCGAAAGGGGCTTCGTGCCCGCCCGAGGATGGGCCGGCGGCCGATTAGGTAGTTGGTGGGGTAACGGCCCACCAAGCCGAAGATCGGTACGGGCCATGAGAGTGGGAGCCCGGAGATGGACACTGAGACACGGGTCCAGGCCCTACGGGGCGCAGCAGGCGCGAAACCTCCGCAATGCGGGAAACCGCGACGGGGGGACCCCCAGTGCCGTGGCAACGCCACGGCTTTTCCGGAGTGTAAAAAGCTCCGGGAATAAGGGCTGGGCAAGGCCGGTGGCAGCCGCCGCGGTAATACCGGCGGCCCGAGTGGTGGCCGCTATTATTGGGCCTAAAGCGTCCGTAGCCGGGCCCGTAAGTCCCTGGCGAAATCCCACGGCTCAACCGTGGGGCTTGCTGGGGATACTGCGGGCCTTGGGACCGGGAGAGGCGGGGGGTACCCCTGGGGTAGGGGTGAAATCCTATAATCCCAGGGGGACCGCCAGTGGCGAAGGCGCCCCGCTGGAACGGGTCCGACGGTGAGGGACGAAGGCCAGGGGAGCGAACCGGATTAGATACCCGGGTAGTCCTGGCTGTAAAGGATGCGGGCTAGGTGTCGGGCGAGCTCCGAGCTCGCCCGGTGCCGTAGGGAAGCCGTTAAGCCCGCCGCCTGGGGAGTACGGCCGCAAGGCTGAAACTTAAAGGAATTGGCGGGGGAGCACTACAAGGGGTGGAGCGTGCGGTTTAATTGGATTCAACGCCGGGAACCTCACCGGGGGCGACGGCAGGATGAAGGCCAGGCTGAAGGTCTTGCCGGACACGCCGAGAGGAGGTGCATGGCCGCCGTCAGCTCGTACCGTGAGGCGTCCACTTAAGTGTGGTAACGAGCGAGACCCGCGCCCCCAGTTGCCAGTCCCTCCCGCTGGGAGGGAGGCACTCTGGGGGGACCGCCGGCGATAAGCCGGAGGAAGGAGCGGGCGACGGTAGGTCAGTATGCCCCGAAACCCCCGGGCTACACGCGCGCTACAATGGGCGGGACAATGGGATCCGACCCCGAAAGGGGAAGGGAATCCCCTAAACCCGCCCTCAGTTCGGATCGCGGGCTGCAACTCGCCCGCGTGAAGCTGGAATCCCTAGTACCCGCGTGTCATCATCGCGCGGCGAATACGTCCCTGCTCCTTGCACACACCGCCCGTCACTCCACCCGAGCGGGGTCCGGGTGAGGCTCGGTCTCCCTTCGGGGAGGCCGGGTCGAGCCCGGGCTCCGTGAGGGGGGAGAAGTCGTAACAAGGTAGCCGTAGGGGAACCTACGGCTCGATCACCTCCTATCGCCGGAAACCCGTCCGGGGGGTTTAAGGGGTGTTGGGCCTGCCATAGAGTGGGCCGGTAGCTCAGCCTGGGAGAGCGCCGGCTTTGCAAGCCGGAGGCCCCGGGTTCAAATCCCGGCCGGTCCACCACGAAGAGGTGCACATCCCGAGCAAAGCTCGGGGTGGAAGGGTCCTAGGCCCCGAACAGGGGTCACGATGAGGACCGTGCATAGGCGGATTGGCCCAAAAAATGCCCAGCCCCTCAAGTAAGGGGCAAGAAACCTAAGCCGCCTGGTGGATGGCTCGGCTCGGGGCGCCGACGAAGGGCGTGGCAAGCTGCGATAAGCCCCGGTGAGGCGCAGGCAGCCGTCGAGCCGGGGATTCCCGAATGGGACCTCCCGCGGCTTTTGCCGCACTCCCGGCAGGGAGGGGGAACGCGGGGAATTGAAACATCTTAGTACCCGCAGGAAAAGAAAGCAAAAGCGATGCCGTGAGTAGGGGCGACCGAAAGCGGCACAGGGCAAACTGAACCCTGGGTGGAAACACCCAGGGGATGTGGTGTTGTAGGGCCCCGCGCTGAACCCTCGGGGGTGAAGCCGAAGTCCGCTGGAACGCGGCGCCGGAGAGGGTGATAGCCCCGTAGGCGTAAGCCCCCAGGGTTCTGCGGGGTTCCTGAGTACCGTCGGTCGGATATCCGGCGGGAAGCTGGGAGGCATCGGCTCCCAACCCTAAATACGTCCCGAGACCGATAGCGAACTAGTACCGTGAGGGAAAGCTGAAAAGCACCCCGGGAGGGGGGTGAAAAGAGCCTGAAACCA is a genomic window of Thermococcus sp. M39 containing:
- a CDS encoding MBL fold metallo-hydrolase, coding for MKIVWYGHACFLIETNGVRILIDPYPDVDDDKIGEIDYILVTHEHSDHYGKTPLLARLRKAKVIGPKTVYLMAISDGLTDVQTIEEGQEIELKNGVKIKAVYAEHPSSQYPLSYIILGEMSVWHTGDTYYTPSFKQLRGMVDILLVPISGRSTANEREAADIIEAVRPRIVIPMHYGVYGQGSVEKLQTELRRRRVWTLMKPLKVGEAFYVQLD
- a CDS encoding ASCH domain-containing protein, producing the protein MKGLIVREPFASWIVEGKKVWEIRKSNTKIRGEIFIITKKKAIGKVEIVDVLGPFTPEELANHKDKHLADYEFLKKYAKGKKLYAWVLSNPQKFEEPKEVIMANGAQIWVNIRGFKK
- the radB gene encoding DNA repair and recombination protein RadB, whose product is MDELTTGSKSLDELLGGGVGRGVLTQVYGAFATGKTTFAMQVGLLNNGKVAYIDTEGGFSPERLKIMAEKRGLNADEVLQRFIIFEPHDFKEQKRVISKLKTVVNERFSLIVVDSITSHYRVEKNKQSLNVELGKQLQVLLWLARKYNLAVIVVNQVYFDSNSNSLKPIAEHTLGYKCKDILRLERLSRPGLRIAVLERHRFRPEGGIVYFKITDKGIEDI
- a CDS encoding DUF1614 domain-containing protein; the encoded protein is MRKFLFLPLSLPFLILFLLLIPILFLLFAGTITLAFQKLGLPLPVAYTLFWASLIGSFINIPIAETRTYAPILKVKEVSFFGIRYPVPYIDWGEQKMIIAINVGGALVPLSIVTYEFVRFALIGDTELIARILIAILISAILSHIFSKPVKGLGIAIPTFIPPLIAASLALLIGGPNKPAVAYASGTMGVLIGADLLNWNKIKELGAPMVSIGGAGTFDGIFLAGIIAVLLV
- a CDS encoding DUF402 domain-containing protein, whose protein sequence is MSTSSEVSVRIRGIYSTALTKLLLDKGFKISQPSQKIAERLNLEKTYSEFDVDIYDKKDNQGVILVGTKVEEVKKVFEGEFIDVFFRKMPYQLYGIYKGIVVKRDEQYIYVDIGSAIGTVLIEELPDVAEGDEVLVQVKKHNVLPHLSTLLTIPGDYAVLIPKPIGAQRHVKISRKIRDPEERERLRILGLSVDLGEWGILWRTAAAYKDWNTLRDELVNLSKLADKLKEADKYSAPAKIIEGRDIYEVEFGGGTRKKLDSIRNEVLPTIEGHHQFKSYDPEFSFAVEIAEGILAKIPSQRMKVREGFIEALVDNKGPRVGWLFALEHIKPDGQKVRIGPGEILEVSVNPLRIKIKRNLKPGKVYDGLEIPIEYGDYAITEIEEGKWWYKHSYYDKDGNLKGEYYNINTPIEIYPDKARYIDLEVDIVKWPDGKKEIIDKEDLKRHYEDGIISEKLYKATLRITQEVFEKI
- a CDS encoding ribose-phosphate diphosphokinase, whose protein sequence is MRIVLGSGAQHLKNEIEEKSQNYKKDLLEVEIKKFPDGEKYVRVLGEGEGAIVVQSTYSPQDEHLIELLLLGDALREKGFKKLIAVVPYLAYSRQDRVTKDGEPISIRAVMRAIGIYYDELYVFDLHNPKTLEFFPKKAVNLSPARAIASYFKDKLGEGIVLAPDKGALERARAVAEILGVEFSHFEKKRISPTEVQMTPVNIDVEGKNVLIVDDIISTGGTMIRAANILRKMGAKRIYVAATHGVFAEGAIERVSKAVDELAVTNTIPTPVSKISIVEDILML